The Gymnogyps californianus isolate 813 chromosome 5, ASM1813914v2, whole genome shotgun sequence DNA segment ACGAGGGAAAGCTGGAATTCAACAGTCTCCCGGTCGAAGATGTGCTGGCTGCGGCTAGCTACCTTCACATGTATGACATTGTGAAAGTCTGCAAGGGCAAGTTGAAAGATAAAGAATTATGTTCGGAAGAGAAGATTAATGATGAGGCGGCTAGTTTGGAGAAAGCGGAGCATTTTCTAGACGCCGGAGTGCCCCTGGTCCACGAGTTTGAcccaggaaacaaacaaaaattcagcGTTGCAGAATACGAGAGAGcagcaggcaaagaaaaggtCAGCAGTCACCCCGCCTGGTCCTCTGATCATATAAGTGTCAGCTCTGTGCCGACAGAGGCAGAACCGTgcgctgcagcagctggaaaaacaaaggcTAATGTCAATAGTTCCACAGGACCTTTGTCCCAAAGGTCTGTTAACCATCCCCTGGCTTCGAGTGATGTGGACTGCGCGCTGGATTTGTCTTTCAAGCCGTGCCGGGGAGAGATTCCTTACACCCCTCCTATGTCTTTGGACAGCTGGCTTCCgacagccagcagcagggtACCGAGCCACTTGTTAAAGATGAACAAGACTTGCTGTCAGATCAGGAGGACGGCGAAGCCAGGAGTCCGGAGAGTCAGCATTTTGGGAATTCAGCCAAAAGCCTAGTGACAGGGTTAGGACACATGTTCACGGGGAATGGCAGCTCTCATGCCCGAGAGGAGGATATAGATCAAGAGCGAGACGATAGCGAGGACGACATGGATTCGTCGGATATCTCCTCCTCGGGTGTCCTCGTGCCTCCCGGGCATATCTGCATTTGCCCCCTCTGTAGCAAGGTGTTCCCAAGCCCGCACATCCTTCAGCTGCACCTGAGCTCTCATTTCCGTGACAAGGACGGCTCCCGGACCCGCCTGTCCCCCGACGGGTCGGTCCCCACTTGTACCCTCTGCGGAAAGACTTTTTCTTGCATGTACACGTTAAAGAGGCACGAGAGGACTCACTCGGGGGAGAAGCCCTACACCTGCGGCCAGTGCGGAAAGAGCTTCCAGTATTCCCACAACCTCAGCCGCCACGCGGTGGTGCACACCAGGGAGAAACCCCACGGGTGCAAGTGGTGCGAGAGACGGTTCACGCAGTCTGGGGATTTGTACAGACATATCCGCAAATTTCATTGTGGCCTTGTAAAGTCCTTGGTTGTTTGAGACgcgtgattttttttttttttttttttaatttcccaccCCTCCTCGCCCTTTcgaaacaaaacaggaaaaaaaggcagcatctgaattttaatattttttttctttccttcttcctttattttattttggtgatATTCACTTCAGGTATATGATCTTTAAAAGATGCAGAGGTATACACTCCAGAGGCCTTTTAATGCAATCCTTCCACCTCTCCATCTCCCCCCTTCCCAGCACTGTCCTTTAGGTCTTCTCTTGCGCACCCATGGTACATTATTAATGTGAAATGATCTAAGTAATTCTGCAATGATTTAGCATCTGTTTTCATGCTGGAAGTACTTGCTTTGTGGtcagggttggggtttttttttggttgttttttttttttttttttttttttagtttgaagAAAGATTATCAGCAAATTCCGGAGAAAAATTTGGATTCCATTAAGCTCCCCTAATGCTCTCTGCATGTTGCATAGAAACATCCAAAGAGATGAACTatgatttaaatacatttcagtgtAGAGAAACTTGTCTGCATATCGCAGAGTAAGCGGAAGTACTCTTATTTTATAGAGCTAGACGAGACCTTAAATTGGCCCAAATTATAAAGGGGTTGAGGATTCCTGGCTGCATCTTTGGTACTGgtcattttttattctctttattacATTAGAATAGTTTTGCCATCGGTCCTAAAATCTGAATGAGAAGTTTTTGCCTCGGGACTTGACTTAAattttcccctcccacccatcctcctccctgggctgacctactgaaaagctgcttttgagcATAAAATGTGGATGgaaaacctctttctttctgcagtgtaTTCACTCCTGAAATGTTGAAGGATGCATGCTACGACATACAAAAAATCACGAtatgtgaatattttcattccCCTGTTGACACCCAGGGGCTGATCCTGTCCCCCTTGGGGGGGGACAGCAGCCCCAAAGCGGCTAAATAACCCCTCTCGGTATCAGGTTCTGGGGGTTTCTTAGTTCAAGGTAACTCATACCACGTGTGTTAGGAGATGCCCTGCTATCTTGTCTGAGAAGTTTGCTGCTATGCTAAAATCAGCAGCTcggaattttattttatttaattttttatgaagttGGTGATTCCCTCTGGGCCGAATTTGGTGCAATCGCCAGTGTTTCGAAGGGGCAGTATGCAGATAAACTGCTGGAGGGAAAACATGACCCAACTTTTTCCCCCATGTCCCACCTTTTCAGAGGAGGTTTTTGGGGTATttttaggtggttttttttttttagtttgtttgtaAACTGAGGTTGCCTGTAACTATAACCAGTTTTACTCAAAATAACTCAATTACTTGCCTAATAGAGCATCCTTTGGTCTGTGCATGTCAGTAAATATCAGATATTCCCTTCCAGTCAAATTATCCATTCAAGGTACGTGTACATGGgactgaaatataataatatctGAGGGTTTTGAATGTCATTCTGCTGCATTAGTGTTGCTTCACCAGCTTTCCTGACGCTCCTGGAGTTGTTTTGTAAAACTTAAGcgtttattttaaaatgaatttgaagcACTGagttagattattttaaaaagttgtgcttaaaatactgtatttcatcttatgaagaaaaaaatttcccaaTGCCTTCCCCCTCTGGTCCAAAAACTGAGCACTACCTACATAAATAATATGGgatcgatttttttttttttttttttttaaaaatacttcctcttttaaagaaaatcaggatATACTTGTTACAGCCTCCTCTTATTATTCATCTCTTAAACTATGAATGTACATGTAATGTGAAATTTTGCTTCTATTtatagttttgggttttgttttcagtctaaTTTCTc contains these protein-coding regions:
- the ZBTB42 gene encoding LOW QUALITY PROTEIN: zinc finger and BTB domain-containing protein 42 (The sequence of the model RefSeq protein was modified relative to this genomic sequence to represent the inferred CDS: inserted 1 base in 1 codon) translates to MEFPDHSRQLLQCLSQQRHQGFLCDCTVLVGEAQFRAHRAVLASCSMYFHLFYRDQLDKRDIVHLNSDIVTAPAFSLLLEFMYEGKLEFNSLPVEDVLAAASYLHMYDIVKVCKGKLKDKELCSEEKINDEAASLEKAEHFLDAGVPLVHEFDPGNKQKFSVAEYERAAGKEKVSSHPAWSSDHISVSSVPTEAEPCAAAAGKTKANVNSSTGPLSQRSVNHPLASSDVDCALDLSFKPXPGRDSLHPSYVFGQLASDSQQQGTEPLVKDEQDLLSDQEDGEARSPESQHFGNSAKSLVTGLGHMFTGNGSSHAREEDIDQERDDSEDDMDSSDISSSGVLVPPGHICICPLCSKVFPSPHILQLHLSSHFRDKDGSRTRLSPDGSVPTCTLCGKTFSCMYTLKRHERTHSGEKPYTCGQCGKSFQYSHNLSRHAVVHTREKPHGCKWCERRFTQSGDLYRHIRKFHCGLVKSLVV